In one Achromobacter spanius genomic region, the following are encoded:
- a CDS encoding sensor domain-containing diguanylate cyclase has protein sequence MDPILAGLSNSLPQAKTVEQLTRPLLDMLGSVTGLESTYLTAIDLKADLQHVRFARNVGQMQIPEGLSVPWSDTLCKRALEEGRMCTSDVAACWSDSDAARQLGIQTYVSAPVRTDEGMLLGTLCAASAKQHQIPPQAEAVLKLFSNVIANFLEREMLMEQLQAANVRLLSYALTDPLTGLPNRRALYEELERLEKRALREGGSVLVGLIDLDGFKGINDTYGHQQGDVFLQEISRRLASTLRTSDMLGRIGGDEFVLIGPGPVIERGNIGPGGEAQRGEAEDAARALEERATAATIGRYQLGDAAVLYEGASVGVVAVDPRGLDAEAAVRLADARMYDIKRARKGARTIH, from the coding sequence ATGGATCCGATACTTGCCGGACTGTCGAATTCATTGCCTCAAGCCAAGACGGTTGAGCAATTGACCCGCCCGCTGCTGGATATGTTGGGCAGCGTCACCGGGCTGGAATCCACCTACCTGACCGCCATCGACCTGAAAGCCGATTTGCAGCATGTGCGTTTCGCCCGCAACGTGGGCCAGATGCAGATTCCCGAAGGACTGTCGGTGCCGTGGTCGGACACGCTATGCAAACGGGCGTTGGAAGAAGGGCGCATGTGCACAAGCGATGTCGCCGCCTGTTGGTCGGATTCCGATGCCGCGCGCCAGTTGGGCATCCAGACCTACGTGAGCGCGCCCGTGCGCACGGACGAAGGCATGTTGCTTGGCACACTGTGCGCGGCCAGTGCGAAACAACATCAGATCCCGCCGCAGGCCGAGGCCGTGTTGAAGCTGTTTTCCAACGTGATTGCCAATTTTCTGGAACGTGAAATGTTGATGGAGCAGTTGCAGGCCGCGAATGTTCGACTGCTGTCCTACGCCCTGACAGATCCGTTGACGGGCCTGCCCAATCGCCGCGCCCTATACGAAGAACTGGAACGGCTGGAAAAACGTGCGCTGCGCGAAGGCGGCAGCGTGCTGGTCGGTCTAATTGACCTGGACGGGTTCAAGGGTATCAACGACACCTACGGCCACCAGCAGGGCGATGTGTTCCTGCAAGAGATTTCCCGGCGATTGGCCAGCACCCTGCGCACGTCCGACATGCTGGGCCGCATCGGCGGCGACGAGTTTGTGCTGATCGGCCCCGGCCCCGTCATCGAACGCGGCAATATCGGCCCGGGCGGCGAGGCGCAACGCGGCGAAGCCGAAGACGCCGCCCGCGCGCTGGAAGAACGCGCCACGGCGGCCACCATCGGCCGCTATCAACTGGGCGATGCGGCCGTGCTTTATGAAGGCGCCAGCGTCGGCGTGGTGGCGGTCGACCCGCGCGGCCTGGACGCTGAAGCCGCGGTCCGTCTGGCCGATGCACGCATGTACGACATCAAGCGGGCGCGCAAAGGGGCGCGGACGATACATTGA
- a CDS encoding DUF6844 domain-containing protein — MAQAQAQPAAGTQAVPAPAPVPAQASEALLDKATGANAMGDEPVQSYADWISEFETQFGQTMGEAQDGRVFYAGWAPISSDSAADPHYGTQLALAYERAMFDMQADYILANYGRLKAKTILTHFEDQSSNKDAFDPVEVDEAVKAGGGRLEALLDKSLTLLDKKLDNELVKEGVPPADIQKMSVEQKKNLYKDNLNKSVLKSAYQNMQGLVPVQTRIFPQTANGKKTMVVAVVAVQSEKTRQFAQDIVRKRPSLVKGDPKLLKDILPANEKGYLNEIGLRFTYDEAGRPMLLSYGRTSVPMDPSWSASRAIRAQQTAQRIAQSLAEANIVAFTNNNIQISENTDVGDTNEEWASKITEIDAGRAGESQQIKEQIADTIQKFSRAGTATANGELRGTTIVKRWSAQDANGVEHVGTVVGWTYGQLDNANAIDAQARGKANGLQQGAAKASAGDQARTSKPINSKNDF, encoded by the coding sequence ATGGCTCAAGCTCAAGCGCAGCCGGCCGCCGGCACGCAAGCCGTACCGGCGCCTGCGCCCGTGCCCGCTCAGGCCTCGGAAGCGCTTCTGGACAAGGCAACCGGGGCAAATGCCATGGGTGATGAGCCGGTTCAGAGCTATGCCGACTGGATCTCCGAGTTCGAAACGCAGTTCGGCCAGACCATGGGCGAGGCTCAGGATGGGCGCGTGTTTTATGCAGGCTGGGCGCCGATATCGAGCGACAGCGCGGCTGATCCGCACTACGGCACGCAACTGGCGCTGGCCTACGAACGCGCGATGTTCGACATGCAAGCCGATTACATCCTGGCAAACTACGGCCGCTTGAAGGCCAAGACGATACTCACGCACTTCGAGGATCAGTCCAGCAACAAGGACGCTTTCGATCCTGTCGAAGTGGACGAGGCGGTCAAGGCCGGCGGTGGACGTCTGGAAGCGCTGCTGGACAAAAGCCTGACGCTGCTCGACAAGAAGCTCGACAACGAATTGGTCAAGGAAGGGGTCCCGCCGGCAGATATCCAGAAGATGTCGGTGGAACAGAAGAAGAACCTCTACAAAGACAATTTGAACAAGAGCGTATTGAAGTCCGCATATCAAAATATGCAAGGGCTGGTGCCGGTTCAGACGCGCATCTTCCCGCAAACAGCGAATGGCAAAAAGACCATGGTGGTTGCGGTGGTTGCGGTGCAGTCCGAGAAAACCCGGCAGTTTGCGCAGGACATCGTGCGCAAGCGTCCCTCGTTGGTGAAGGGCGATCCCAAGCTGCTCAAGGACATCTTGCCGGCGAACGAAAAGGGATACCTGAACGAGATCGGCCTGCGGTTTACCTACGATGAGGCCGGCCGGCCCATGTTGTTGTCCTATGGCCGCACGTCGGTTCCGATGGACCCCAGTTGGAGCGCGTCACGCGCGATTCGGGCTCAGCAGACCGCCCAGCGCATCGCCCAGTCTCTGGCCGAGGCGAACATCGTCGCGTTCACCAACAACAATATTCAGATTTCCGAGAATACGGACGTCGGCGACACCAATGAAGAGTGGGCCAGCAAGATCACCGAGATCGATGCCGGCCGGGCAGGCGAGAGCCAGCAGATCAAGGAACAGATTGCCGACACCATTCAGAAGTTCTCACGGGCAGGTACGGCGACGGCGAACGGGGAGCTGCGCGGCACCACCATCGTGAAGCGCTGGAGCGCTCAGGATGCCAATGGGGTGGAACACGTTGGCACCGTGGTCGGCTGGACTTACGGCCAGCTTGACAATGCCAACGCCATTGATGCGCAGGCGCGCGGCAAAGCCAATGGACTGCAACAAGGCGCCGCGAAGGCCTCGGCCGGCGACCAGGCCCGGACGTCGAAGCCCATCAATAGCAAGAATGACTTTTGA
- a CDS encoding Bug family tripartite tricarboxylate transporter substrate binding protein: protein MTSTLRRLLGGFLLCLPVAAMAQFPNGPVRLNVGFPPGTGPDIVARTLSQHMGPLLGESVVVENKVGAGGQIAAQTVARSPADGQTILLGEVGSISISPATYRNLNYDPPRDFAPISEVVRADFVLVVPADSPYKDLKAFVESGKKASDRINFATFGAGTPGHFGAELFAREAGMKIEAIHYRSTGDAVSGLVSGAVQAAFVTTALAVPQVQGGKMRALAITGAQRSPALASVPTFAEGGLPDVNFGAWFALFAPAGTPDAVLNRLQKDSAAALRQPAAVRTLSEAGFVVVGSDRKALQTLLSAESKRWSDVVKATGFRAD from the coding sequence ATGACATCAACGCTGCGCCGCCTGTTGGGCGGTTTCCTGCTGTGCCTGCCCGTCGCCGCGATGGCGCAATTTCCCAATGGCCCCGTGCGCCTGAACGTGGGCTTTCCACCCGGCACGGGACCGGACATCGTCGCCCGTACGCTGTCGCAACACATGGGCCCGTTGCTGGGCGAAAGCGTGGTGGTGGAAAACAAGGTGGGCGCGGGTGGGCAGATTGCCGCGCAGACCGTGGCGCGCAGCCCCGCCGATGGCCAAACGATCTTGCTGGGCGAAGTCGGCTCCATCAGCATTTCGCCCGCCACGTACCGCAATTTGAATTACGATCCGCCGCGTGATTTCGCGCCAATCTCCGAAGTGGTGCGCGCTGACTTTGTGCTGGTGGTGCCGGCGGATTCTCCGTACAAGGACTTGAAGGCCTTCGTTGAAAGTGGCAAGAAGGCATCGGACAGAATCAACTTCGCCACCTTCGGCGCAGGCACGCCCGGCCACTTTGGCGCGGAGCTTTTCGCGCGCGAAGCAGGCATGAAGATCGAAGCCATCCATTACCGTTCCACCGGTGATGCGGTGTCGGGCCTGGTGTCCGGCGCGGTGCAGGCGGCGTTCGTGACCACGGCGCTGGCCGTGCCGCAGGTGCAGGGCGGCAAGATGCGCGCGCTGGCCATTACCGGCGCGCAACGTTCGCCCGCCCTGGCTTCGGTGCCCACCTTTGCTGAAGGTGGCTTGCCGGATGTCAATTTCGGGGCGTGGTTTGCCTTGTTCGCGCCCGCTGGGACGCCGGACGCGGTGTTGAACCGTTTGCAGAAAGACAGCGCCGCCGCGCTGCGCCAGCCTGCCGCGGTACGCACCCTGAGCGAAGCCGGCTTCGTCGTCGTGGGTTCCGACCGGAAGGCGTTGCAAACCTTGTTGTCCGCCGAATCCAAGCGCTGGTCAGACGTGGTGAAGGCCACGGGCTTTCGGGCGGATTGA
- a CDS encoding lysozyme inhibitor LprI family protein, which produces MTLARSACSAGFAVKGLLLAGVFALSAPAMAINCAKAGTAVEKLICADKATVAADAGLNRAYQAILKQAPDDSIRAMLVASQKRWLEARDRALDRLLTDQDAVPDDKTAGEIARELIENRRAQFQETGKGSATPTMIRRAVQQQQFQSQFTGGAFAGYWTSCDVLPRDYVDYACFAIRHYQNNDRVCSVDESWASGAVYTKRYVANVVNGKPRVIASCSFNSADEACATVGDTKANWNREPEAPKYVYADTPLPKVDGEIDASDDAEWVQACLTNPAYPPVQ; this is translated from the coding sequence ATGACATTGGCACGTTCCGCATGTTCCGCAGGTTTCGCAGTAAAGGGCCTGTTGCTGGCCGGCGTTTTCGCGCTGTCCGCGCCGGCGATGGCGATCAATTGCGCCAAGGCTGGCACCGCCGTCGAAAAGCTGATCTGCGCCGACAAGGCGACGGTAGCGGCTGATGCCGGGCTGAACCGCGCTTACCAGGCGATCTTGAAGCAGGCGCCGGACGACAGCATCCGCGCGATGCTGGTCGCCAGCCAGAAGCGGTGGCTTGAAGCGCGTGACCGCGCGCTGGACCGCCTGCTCACGGACCAGGACGCCGTGCCGGATGACAAGACCGCGGGCGAGATTGCGCGCGAACTGATCGAGAACCGCCGCGCGCAGTTCCAGGAAACCGGCAAAGGGTCCGCCACGCCCACCATGATTCGCCGGGCGGTTCAGCAGCAGCAGTTCCAGTCCCAATTCACGGGCGGCGCGTTCGCGGGCTATTGGACGTCTTGCGACGTGCTGCCGCGTGATTACGTCGACTACGCCTGCTTCGCGATTCGCCACTACCAGAACAACGATCGCGTGTGCTCGGTGGACGAATCCTGGGCGTCCGGGGCGGTCTACACCAAGCGCTACGTCGCCAATGTGGTTAACGGCAAACCGCGAGTCATCGCGTCCTGCTCGTTCAATAGTGCCGACGAAGCCTGCGCCACCGTCGGCGATACGAAGGCGAATTGGAACCGGGAGCCGGAAGCGCCGAAATATGTGTATGCCGACACGCCCTTGCCGAAGGTGGATGGCGAAATCGATGCGTCGGACGATGCCGAGTGGGTGCAGGCCTGCCTGACGAACCCGGCGTATCCGCCAGTGCAATAA
- a CDS encoding tyrosine-protein phosphatase has protein sequence MPTAKPHTESFVATQAALKRRLPLEKVHNARDLGGLTGIDGRRLRTGKLFRSGNPGRASAADLDRLGALGLEVVIDFRAEPEKAQDEAHFGKRFHWIASPVLDGNMAMAVLLPRLREATQGFSTTMMVEIYREFPSRYQKPFGGFLKTAMTGKTLLFHCTAGKDRTGFASLLLLSALGVAHDDIVSNYLESNHCNARFFQDILAKSTAQGVTEDVMMPLLEVAPAYLDASVQAIKQEFGGMDRYLRDVLQIDVDALRSHYLES, from the coding sequence ATGCCCACAGCCAAGCCGCACACGGAAAGCTTTGTCGCCACACAGGCCGCGCTCAAACGCCGCCTGCCCCTTGAAAAGGTCCACAATGCGCGCGACCTTGGCGGGCTGACCGGCATTGACGGGCGGCGCTTGCGCACGGGCAAGCTCTTTCGCAGCGGCAACCCGGGCAGGGCCAGCGCCGCCGATCTGGACCGGCTAGGCGCGTTGGGGCTGGAAGTAGTCATCGACTTTCGCGCTGAGCCTGAAAAAGCCCAGGACGAAGCGCACTTCGGCAAGCGCTTTCACTGGATTGCGTCGCCCGTGCTGGACGGCAATATGGCCATGGCCGTGTTGTTGCCACGCCTGCGCGAAGCCACGCAAGGCTTCAGCACCACCATGATGGTGGAGATCTATCGCGAATTTCCCTCGCGCTACCAGAAGCCGTTCGGGGGCTTCCTGAAAACGGCGATGACTGGCAAGACCCTGCTGTTTCACTGCACCGCCGGCAAGGACCGCACCGGCTTCGCGTCGCTGCTGCTGTTGTCGGCCCTAGGCGTGGCGCATGACGACATCGTATCGAACTACCTGGAATCGAATCACTGCAACGCCCGATTCTTCCAGGACATCCTGGCCAAATCCACCGCGCAAGGCGTCACGGAAGACGTGATGATGCCGCTGCTGGAGGTTGCGCCCGCCTACCTGGACGCCTCGGTGCAGGCGATCAAGCAGGAATTCGGCGGCATGGACCGCTACCTGAGGGATGTGTTGCAGATAGACGTGGACGCCTTGCGGAGCCACTATCTGGAGAGTTGA
- a CDS encoding penicillin-binding protein activator LpoB gives MKKISLIAVLAMSLAGCQNMAVVSSNPNGDLSRTGQPGLVSFGLQSTDFEFASKKAVQEFLESPYSKKPGGGRWVVQMGEVVNDTTFRIDTASMTSRMKIALTKTGQFIFTGATGTERTDYVKNSRQLSKSKMFNQKTVARNGTVVASDLEMLGGIRQRTVVDGAQKQQQLEYEFDFRVVERDTGLEIFQSLIPIEKLGPNQNFAW, from the coding sequence ATGAAAAAAATATCTCTCATCGCCGTCTTGGCCATGTCCCTGGCCGGTTGCCAGAATATGGCGGTGGTCTCCAGCAACCCCAATGGGGATCTCAGCCGTACCGGCCAGCCGGGCCTGGTGTCCTTTGGTCTGCAGAGCACCGATTTCGAGTTCGCGTCCAAGAAAGCCGTTCAGGAATTCCTTGAATCGCCTTATTCGAAGAAGCCCGGGGGCGGGCGCTGGGTGGTGCAGATGGGCGAGGTGGTCAACGACACGACGTTCCGCATCGACACGGCCAGCATGACGTCGCGCATGAAGATCGCCCTGACCAAGACCGGGCAGTTCATCTTCACGGGTGCGACGGGCACCGAGCGTACCGACTACGTCAAGAATTCCCGCCAACTGAGCAAATCCAAAATGTTCAACCAGAAGACCGTGGCTCGTAACGGCACGGTCGTCGCCTCCGATCTGGAAATGCTGGGCGGCATCCGCCAGCGCACGGTCGTCGACGGTGCGCAAAAGCAGCAACAACTTGAATATGAATTTGATTTCCGCGTGGTTGAACGTGATACCGGCCTGGAAATATTCCAATCCCTGATTCCCATCGAAAAGCTGGGGCCCAATCAGAACTTTGCTTGGTAA
- a CDS encoding MarR family winged helix-turn-helix transcriptional regulator: MSRAASQRPRRPAARGEQFEPHVPGIQYGALDGLVGYAIRRAQIVIYEDFLAALAPWDITPQRFSALTLIAANANLKLTDLARILGIARSGAVQIVNHLQGLGYVERLDVEHDKRAYSLTMTTDGSRVLADITQAVQAHDDRISHQLDTAEKRQLIGLLGKLGG; this comes from the coding sequence ATGTCCAGAGCCGCATCCCAACGCCCCCGCCGACCCGCCGCCCGCGGCGAGCAATTTGAACCCCATGTGCCCGGCATCCAGTACGGCGCGCTGGACGGCCTGGTCGGCTACGCCATCCGGCGCGCGCAGATCGTCATCTATGAAGACTTTCTTGCCGCGCTTGCCCCTTGGGACATCACGCCGCAACGCTTTTCCGCCCTGACGCTGATCGCGGCCAATGCCAACCTGAAGCTCACCGACCTGGCGCGCATCCTGGGCATTGCCCGGTCAGGCGCCGTGCAAATCGTCAACCACCTGCAAGGCTTGGGGTATGTGGAAAGGCTGGACGTGGAACACGACAAGCGTGCCTATTCTTTGACGATGACAACCGACGGCAGCCGGGTGTTGGCCGACATCACGCAGGCTGTCCAGGCGCATGACGACCGTATCAGCCATCAGTTGGACACGGCGGAAAAGCGGCAATTGATCGGCTTGCTAGGAAAGTTGGGCGGATAG
- a CDS encoding nitroreductase family protein — protein MSNAYLDALKKRRTQYSLGRNVSASKEELAALIQDAIKHSPSSFNSQSSRAVILFGEESVKLWDLTIEEVRKVAPAEGFDKTEAKLKSFAAGVGTVLFFEDQDVVRSLQEKFALYADNFPVWSEQAGGMAQLSVWSTLANADVGASLQHYNPLIDGVVAREWNVPASWKLRAQMPFGSNENGFGDKPFMDDAERFRVVG, from the coding sequence ATGAGCAACGCTTATCTCGACGCACTGAAAAAGCGCCGTACGCAGTATTCGCTGGGCCGCAACGTGTCGGCCTCCAAGGAAGAGCTGGCTGCCCTGATCCAGGACGCGATCAAGCACAGCCCGTCGTCGTTCAACTCGCAAAGTTCGCGCGCCGTCATCCTGTTTGGCGAGGAAAGCGTGAAGCTGTGGGACCTGACCATTGAGGAAGTGCGCAAGGTGGCGCCGGCCGAAGGTTTCGACAAGACCGAAGCCAAGCTCAAGAGCTTTGCTGCCGGCGTTGGCACCGTGCTGTTCTTCGAAGACCAGGATGTGGTGCGCAGCCTGCAAGAGAAGTTTGCCCTGTACGCCGACAACTTCCCGGTGTGGTCGGAACAGGCGGGCGGCATGGCCCAACTGTCGGTCTGGTCGACCCTGGCCAACGCCGACGTCGGCGCCAGCCTGCAACACTACAACCCGCTGATTGACGGCGTGGTGGCGCGTGAATGGAACGTGCCCGCGTCGTGGAAGCTGCGCGCGCAAATGCCTTTCGGCTCGAACGAAAACGGCTTTGGCGACAAGCCCTTCATGGACGACGCCGAGCGTTTCCGCGTGGTCGGCTGA
- a CDS encoding flavin-dependent oxidoreductase — translation MQIVIAGAGIGGLTLALMLHRRGIDCRVYESAQELRPLGVGINLLPHAVSELEQLGLMPGLAERAIETSQLHYYNKLGQPIWREPRGLQAGYPLPQFSVHRGEFQMMLAQAVRERLGEGAIVTGMVLESAEQDASGATAVFRRRADGSTHRVRGDILVGADGIHSALRRQLHPVGDEPRFSGRMLWRAVTEAPPYLDGRSMFMAGHQDQKFVCYPISEPMRRQGRSLINWIAELSVPDAELPATDWNRQVDKSVFADRFADWRWDWIDIPAIIDGAEAIYEFPLVDRDPLPRWTRGRVTLLGDAAHPMYPIGSNGSAQAILDARCLSDGLAQAVGGSARTLDIALLEYEAERLPRTAGIVLRNRLNGPEQVMQMAEERAPQGFADIHDVITQQELAAVSLRYKQLAGFDPAALKKSRETTP, via the coding sequence ATGCAAATCGTCATTGCCGGGGCCGGCATCGGCGGTCTGACGCTTGCGCTGATGTTGCATCGGCGCGGCATCGATTGCCGCGTGTATGAAAGCGCGCAGGAACTCAGGCCCCTGGGCGTCGGCATCAACCTGCTGCCGCACGCCGTCAGTGAACTGGAACAGCTAGGGCTGATGCCCGGCCTGGCCGAGCGCGCCATCGAAACGTCACAACTGCACTACTACAACAAGCTTGGTCAGCCGATCTGGCGCGAGCCGCGCGGGCTGCAGGCGGGCTATCCCCTGCCGCAGTTTTCCGTGCATCGCGGTGAATTCCAGATGATGCTGGCGCAAGCCGTGCGCGAACGCCTGGGCGAGGGCGCAATCGTTACCGGCATGGTGCTGGAATCCGCCGAGCAGGACGCAAGCGGCGCCACCGCCGTGTTCCGGCGGCGGGCGGACGGCAGCACGCATCGCGTGCGCGGCGACATCCTGGTGGGGGCGGACGGCATCCATTCCGCGTTGCGCCGGCAACTGCATCCCGTGGGCGATGAACCCCGATTTTCCGGACGCATGCTGTGGCGCGCGGTGACCGAGGCCCCGCCGTACCTGGACGGCCGCAGCATGTTCATGGCGGGGCACCAGGACCAGAAGTTCGTCTGCTATCCCATTTCGGAACCCATGCGCCGCCAAGGGCGTTCGCTGATCAACTGGATCGCGGAACTGTCGGTGCCGGACGCCGAACTGCCCGCCACTGACTGGAACCGCCAGGTCGACAAATCCGTGTTCGCGGATCGTTTTGCCGACTGGCGCTGGGACTGGATCGACATTCCCGCCATCATTGATGGCGCAGAGGCCATCTACGAATTTCCGCTGGTGGACCGCGACCCCTTGCCGCGTTGGACGCGAGGCCGCGTTACCCTCTTGGGCGACGCGGCGCACCCCATGTATCCCATCGGTTCAAACGGTTCGGCCCAGGCCATCCTGGACGCGCGGTGCTTGTCGGACGGGTTGGCGCAGGCGGTCGGCGGCAGCGCACGCACGCTTGACATTGCACTGTTGGAATATGAGGCCGAACGCCTGCCGCGCACGGCCGGCATCGTATTGCGCAACCGCTTGAATGGCCCCGAGCAAGTCATGCAGATGGCCGAAGAACGCGCGCCGCAAGGCTTTGCGGACATTCATGACGTGATCACGCAACAAGAGCTGGCGGCGGTGTCGCTGCGCTACAAACAACTGGCGGGGTTTGATCCTGCCGCCTTGAAGAAGAGCCGGGAGACAACACCATGA
- a CDS encoding LysR substrate-binding domain-containing protein — protein MSRMLPGTRALRTFEAAARHLNFTRAADEVGLTPAAVSYQIKEIEEQLDVVLFTRTSRSIQLTPAGRVLFDAAIDALDTLQRAVAKARRLSRGRTTQLRLSLGARFATHWFLPRLSEFRAAHPGLELTFDISDAVRDFEADDVDAAVRFGAGVYPGAISHRLFHTVVAPVCSPALLEAGPALTSPRDLFSRTLCYVDCKPGGIVWPNWPMWMAAAGIDDFDDSRSVAFTESSHVVQAVIDGGAVGLVEWELVERDVRAGRLVRLFDVGVRVAPEYAYHLVYPAGSDADPRVCALRDWMLEIVQAEHTEIAP, from the coding sequence ATGTCTCGCATGCTTCCAGGTACCCGGGCACTGAGAACGTTTGAAGCCGCGGCGCGCCACTTGAACTTCACGCGTGCCGCCGACGAGGTCGGGCTGACGCCCGCCGCCGTCAGCTATCAAATCAAAGAGATCGAAGAGCAGTTGGACGTTGTGCTGTTCACGCGCACCAGCCGCAGCATCCAACTGACGCCCGCGGGCAGGGTGCTGTTCGACGCGGCCATCGACGCGCTGGACACCCTGCAACGCGCGGTGGCCAAAGCCCGGCGCTTGAGCCGGGGGCGGACGACACAGTTGCGGCTGTCCTTGGGCGCGCGTTTTGCCACGCACTGGTTCTTGCCCCGCTTGTCCGAGTTTCGCGCCGCGCATCCCGGGCTGGAGTTGACGTTCGACATCAGCGACGCTGTGCGCGATTTCGAGGCCGACGACGTGGACGCAGCAGTGCGCTTCGGCGCGGGCGTGTACCCGGGCGCCATCTCGCATCGGCTGTTCCATACCGTGGTCGCTCCCGTATGCAGTCCGGCCTTGCTTGAGGCCGGCCCCGCCTTGACGTCGCCCCGCGACCTGTTCAGCCGCACGCTGTGTTACGTCGACTGCAAGCCCGGCGGCATCGTCTGGCCGAACTGGCCGATGTGGATGGCTGCGGCCGGCATCGATGATTTCGACGATAGCCGTAGCGTCGCATTCACCGAATCCAGCCACGTAGTGCAAGCGGTGATCGATGGCGGGGCGGTGGGGCTGGTGGAATGGGAACTGGTTGAACGCGATGTGCGCGCGGGCCGCCTGGTCAGATTGTTTGACGTCGGCGTGCGCGTAGCGCCCGAGTATGCCTATCACCTGGTGTACCCGGCAGGCAGCGATGCAGATCCACGGGTCTGTGCGTTGCGGGATTGGATGCTGGAAATCGTGCAGGCGGAGCACACGGAGATTGCGCCGTAG
- a CDS encoding aminotransferase class IV family protein, which yields MPANPPSYVVHRNGLPATVSDLSPLAFAGYAHFTAMQVRHGQVRGLDLHLARLHAASLQMFGQALPDAVLLNALRSAIQAGPADVSLVLTVYSPAGEFTVAGADVRPEILVRTGPPSSGPTGPLALTAVQHERMLPSVKHVGEVAKTYLLRQAVAQGADDAAFVDRHGRLSEASIWNLAFWDGQAVVWPDAAMLTGTTMGIVQRQLEKKGVAQRVQSVKLDTLPTLRGAVVMNSWTPGIAVNRIGDTAMPDAPEFLALLHAAYQAEAPVAP from the coding sequence ATGCCTGCCAACCCGCCGTCCTATGTCGTGCACCGCAACGGCCTGCCCGCTACCGTTTCAGATTTGAGTCCGCTTGCGTTTGCCGGCTATGCCCACTTCACGGCAATGCAAGTGCGGCACGGACAGGTTCGAGGCCTGGACCTGCATTTGGCGCGCCTGCACGCGGCGTCACTCCAGATGTTTGGACAGGCATTACCGGACGCCGTCCTGCTGAATGCGCTGCGGTCCGCCATCCAGGCCGGCCCGGCCGATGTATCGCTGGTGTTGACCGTGTATTCGCCAGCCGGTGAATTCACGGTGGCGGGGGCCGATGTGCGGCCGGAAATCTTGGTGCGGACGGGGCCGCCGTCATCGGGACCAACCGGCCCGCTTGCGCTGACAGCAGTGCAGCATGAACGGATGCTGCCGTCTGTAAAGCACGTCGGCGAAGTCGCCAAGACCTATCTGTTGCGCCAGGCCGTGGCGCAGGGCGCCGACGATGCGGCATTCGTGGACCGGCATGGGCGCCTGAGCGAGGCGTCAATCTGGAACCTGGCGTTCTGGGACGGACAGGCCGTGGTGTGGCCGGACGCCGCGATGCTTACCGGCACGACGATGGGCATCGTGCAACGGCAATTGGAAAAAAAGGGCGTGGCGCAGCGGGTGCAGTCCGTAAAGCTGGACACGCTGCCGACGCTACGCGGCGCGGTCGTGATGAATTCGTGGACGCCCGGCATCGCCGTGAACCGGATCGGCGATACGGCCATGCCGGACGCACCGGAATTTTTAGCCCTGCTGCATGCGGCCTATCAGGCCGAAGCGCCGGTCGCGCCCTGA
- a CDS encoding DUF3237 domain-containing protein: protein MSQQDASADALAPHLEHVTTVIVEVGAPQEVGDTPQGRRRVIPITGGTADGPRLRGKVLPGGADFQIIRSATYTDIHARYVIETADGERIYVENTGIRTGHADDIARLVRGEPVDPARIYFRSYPRFETASPGLAWMNESLFIGTGARYPDRVELRFYRIC, encoded by the coding sequence ATGAGCCAACAGGACGCATCGGCGGACGCGCTGGCGCCGCACTTGGAACATGTGACGACGGTCATCGTCGAGGTGGGCGCGCCGCAAGAGGTAGGCGACACCCCGCAGGGCCGCCGCCGCGTCATTCCCATCACGGGCGGCACGGCGGACGGCCCACGCTTGCGCGGCAAGGTGCTGCCGGGCGGCGCCGATTTCCAGATCATCCGGTCCGCCACGTACACCGACATTCACGCCCGCTATGTGATCGAAACGGCGGACGGCGAACGTATTTATGTCGAGAACACCGGCATACGCACGGGCCACGCGGATGACATCGCCCGCCTGGTCCGGGGTGAACCCGTGGACCCCGCACGCATCTATTTCCGCAGCTATCCGCGCTTTGAAACCGCATCGCCGGGCTTGGCGTGGATGAACGAAAGCCTCTTCATCGGCACGGGTGCGCGCTATCCCGACCGGGTTGAGCTGCGCTTCTACCGCATTTGCTGA